The DNA sequence GATGAGCCGCGGGTTGCCTTCGCGCAGCGTGCCCGCGCCGAATCCGAGGCGCTCCATCACCCCGGGGCGAAAATTCTCGATCACCACGTCGGCCCGCCGCGCCAGCCGCAGGACGATTTCCCGGCCCGCCGGCTTGGTGACATCGATCGTGATGCTCCGTTTGCTGCGGTTCGCGCCGGCGAAGAAGTAGCTGTTGCCGACGAGATCGGGACGGAGCGTCTGACTGCGGGAATGGTCGCCGTCGAGCGGCTCGATCTTGACGACGTCGGCCCCGAAGTCGCCCAGCTCCTGCGTGCAGAACGGCCCGGCGAGAAACCGCGTCAGGTCCACCACCCGAATGCCATCGAGCGGCCCCATCGCTAGCGGCCCTCGAACCGGGCCGGCCGGCGCGCCAAAAAGGCCCGCACGCCTTCCCGGTAGTCGATGCTCTCGTACGCCGCTTCGACGAATGCGGCGATGTCGCGATCGGTCATCGTCCCCTCCCCCGCCAGGTGTTGGAGCATCGCCTTGGCGCCTTGCTGCGACAGCGGCGCCTGCTGGGCGAGTCCGCGGGCGTACGCGTAGGTTTCCCGGTCCAATTCTTCCGGCGCGTAGACCCGGTTGACCAGGCCCATCGCGAGCGCCTCGTCGGCCTCGAGGAGACGGCCGCTGAACAAGAGGTCACGCGCCCGGCTGGGTCCGACGGCGGCCGCGAGACGCCGCGTCGCCCCAAGCCCGTACACGATCCCGAGCCGCGCCGCCGTGATGCCGAACCGCCCCGTCTGTCCCGCCCACCGCAGGTCGCAGGCCAGCGCGATCTCCAGGCCGCCGCCGACGCAAAACCCGTGGATCATGGCGATCGTCGGCTTCGGAAGATCCGCGAGCGCGCGCTCCGCCGTCGCCACGAGCGCGCTGTAGGCCCGCGCGGACGCCGCGCCGCTCCGGACGTGCTCGAACTCGGAGATGTCGGCGCCGGAGGCAAACGCCTCATCGCCCGCCCCGCGGACGACGACCGCGCGCACGCCGGGATCGGCGGCGAGCGGCGCCAGCACGCCCGGCAGCGCCTCCCACATCGCGACGGTAACCGCGTTGTGCTTCTCCGGACGGTTCAGCGTGACGGTGGCGACGGGCCCATCGCGCCGTACCAGCAGCTCGTCCATGCGACCGGCTCCTTCCCGTGGCGGCGACACTTCAGGTTCTCCTCCGGCGCACGCGTTCCCCGCCGTTCGCGTGGTCATGCCGACGGCGTGAGCCGGGACCCCGAATGCGTCACGTCCGATTGTGCGCGGCCCGCGCCGGGTGCTACAATCAAGAATGCGCGTCGGGGAGTAGCGCAGCTTGGTAGCGCGCAGCGTTCGGGACGCTGAGGCCGAGGGTTCAAGTCCCTCCTCCCCGACCAGTTCACCGGCGACAGAATCTCCACAATCTCTCCGCCACGGATCCATGACACGTCCACGGACGTCCCTCAGACTATGAACACGAGACACAGAGGCGAGGTCCGGCCGGCCGCACGACCGCCGACGCGCGAAAGGAGAGCTTCACATGCCAAGGTTTGTCGAAATGGACGACAGAACGACGCTGCGGGCGCAGATGGAACAGAAATCTGGTACTGTGATCCTCATCAATGAATTCACGGTGGAACCGGAAGACGAGGAACAATTCTTGAAGGCGTGGGCGGCGGACGCCGCTCTCATGAAGCGGCAGCCCGGGTTCATTTCCACACAGCTGCACAGGGGCATCGGCGGCAGCCGCGTGTTCGTGAATTACGCGGTGTGGGAATCCGCGGCGGACTTCAAACAAGCGTTTAACAACCCTGAGTTCCAGGCGAAGATGAAGGATTATCCGCGAGACACCGCGGCCTCGCCCCACCTGTTCCAGAAAGTCGCCGTGGCCCGGATTTGCCTGGGTTGATGCGCAGGAGTGACGCTCGGTGACGTCCCGGCGACGCTTCGCTTGGGGGCTCGCGATAGCCGTCGCGCTCAGCGCGGGCCGCCCGGGCGGACTCGCCGGAGGGGCTCGCGCCGCGCTGGCAAACGTGCCTCAATCCATTACCATTACCGCCCGCGCCTGCGGACGCGAACGCTGGAATGTGAAGACCCTCACCGACCCTGCCGCGGCGCAGGTCGACCTCACGCCGATCCCGTCCACTATCGAGGCACTCCGCGCCCTGCCCATGCCCGGGCCAATCCTGTTCGGCACCCCCAGGCTCTCTCAGGAACGGCACAGTTACGCGGTGGCGGCGCAGCTGCTGTGGGACAAGCTCGAAGCGGACGGCGACTTCCACGTCGTGATCGCCGGCCAGAGCGGGGCGACGATGATCGCCGAAATCCCCGATCCGGGCTGCGCCGCGGGGTCCGCAATCGGCACGACTCTTGCCCGGGTCCGCGGGGAGTTCGTTGCCAAGTTCGGGGCGCCGAGCCCCGAGCGATTCGAGCGGGTTCGCGGCACGGCGCGCGTCCGGATCACCGGGGTATTATTTTTCGACGTGCTCCACGGCCAGCGGGGCGTCGCGCCAAACGGCGTCGAGCTCCACCCCGTGCTCGGTCTGTGAGCGGTTACTCCGGAGCGCCGTGGCCGGAGGCGACGCGCAGCACGCCGCGCACGATGTCGCGGAACGCCTCGTCGTAGTTGCCGCCCCTGACGCCCCACGCGTACTCGACGCCGCGCCAGCGCATTCGCCACGCTCCGACCCAGCCGGGGAGCGCTTCCTGGAATTCGAGCGTACCCGCGACGCGCGCCCCGGCCGTCGCGGTCGTCGCGGGAAGGACCGGGGAGTGCCCCGCGCGGATGCCCCAGGCGGCGAACTCGGCTTCGGTCGGGAAGCGCACCGTCATGTCGAAGGCGCGGGCCGCGTCGGCGAAGGCGGCCCGTTGCTCAATGCCGGCCGGGCTCTCGGCGCTCAGCAGATAGGACGCGGTCCCGAAGCGCACCGCGAGCACCGGTACCACCACCGGCCGCGTCCCGCGCCAGGGCCGCTCGCCCAAATCCGCCAAGGCCCTGTCGATTCGCGCCGGGACGAACTTCACCGTGAGATTGTAGGGGCGATCGCGGGTGCCCTGTTCGTCGTGAATAGGTCTCCCGGCCATCCGATCCACGTACGAGAACGACGCCACCCACCTGCCCGCACGCGCGGCCAATGCGGCGACGCGCGCATCGTCGCGCAACCGCGGTTCGCCGGAGACGTTTACGAGAACCGCGCGTAATGCCTGCGCGAACCCGAACGGGCGGCTCCGCGTGTCGTAGCCGGTAACGATGACCGTCGCCTGGTAGAGCTCGCTTCGCTGCTGTGCTCCGCCGGAGCGGGGGGCGGCCGCGACTGAGAGCATGACGAGGACCAACGCGACCGCACGCCACCGGCGCCTCGCGCGCCACTCCGTCATCGGCCGGTTCATCCCTCCGCCGTCCTCAAGGCGCGGGTGCATGCGTGTCACTCCGGAGCGCCGTGGCCGGATGCGACGCGCACCACGCCGCTCACGAGATCGCGAAACGCCTCGTCGTAGTTGCCGCCCTTGATGCCCCACGCGTAGTCGACGCCGCGCCAGCGCATTCGCCAGGCCCCGACCCAGCCGGGGAGCGCCTCCTGGAATTCGAGCGTACCCGCGACCGGCGCCTGGTCCGTGGCCGTCGTGCCGGGAAGCACAGGGAACGGCCCCGTGGCGACGCCCCAAGCGGCGAACTCGGCCTCGGTCGGAAAGCGCACCGTCATGTAGAAATCACCGGCGACGTCGGCGAAGGCTTGGCGCTGCGACGCCCCCGCCGGATTTTCGGCGCTCAGCAGATACGACGCCGCCGCGCCACGCACCCTGAGCACCGGCACGATCACCGGCCGCTGCCCCCGCCAGGGCCGTTCGCCCAGATCCGCCAACACTTTATCGATCATCGCTGGGACGAAATGCACGGTGAGGTTGAACGGCCGATCGTACGTTCCCTGGTCGTCGTGATGGTGGTACG is a window from the bacterium genome containing:
- a CDS encoding DUF2066 domain-containing protein, coding for MSGLYKATAVVTGSDRRSRPIGFARCLRAVLVKVSGEPRLSRDPRVDRLAAEANLFVGSFDYVDQLAAYHHHDDQGTYDRPFNLTVHFVPAMIDKVLADLGERPWRGQRPVIVPVLRVRGAAASYLLSAENPAGASQRQAFADVAGDFYMTVRFPTEAEFAAWGVATGPFPVLPGTTATDQAPVAGTLEFQEALPGWVGAWRMRWRGVDYAWGIKGGNYDEAFRDLVSGVVRVASGHGAPE
- a CDS encoding enoyl-CoA hydratase, which gives rise to MDELLVRRDGPVATVTLNRPEKHNAVTVAMWEALPGVLAPLAADPGVRAVVVRGAGDEAFASGADISEFEHVRSGAASARAYSALVATAERALADLPKPTIAMIHGFCVGGGLEIALACDLRWAGQTGRFGITAARLGIVYGLGATRRLAAAVGPSRARDLLFSGRLLEADEALAMGLVNRVYAPEELDRETYAYARGLAQQAPLSQQGAKAMLQHLAGEGTMTDRDIAAFVEAAYESIDYREGVRAFLARRPARFEGR
- a CDS encoding antibiotic biosynthesis monooxygenase family protein, which gives rise to MPRFVEMDDRTTLRAQMEQKSGTVILINEFTVEPEDEEQFLKAWAADAALMKRQPGFISTQLHRGIGGSRVFVNYAVWESAADFKQAFNNPEFQAKMKDYPRDTAASPHLFQKVAVARICLG
- a CDS encoding DUF2066 domain-containing protein gives rise to the protein MHPRLEDGGGMNRPMTEWRARRRWRAVALVLVMLSVAAAPRSGGAQQRSELYQATVIVTGYDTRSRPFGFAQALRAVLVNVSGEPRLRDDARVAALAARAGRWVASFSYVDRMAGRPIHDEQGTRDRPYNLTVKFVPARIDRALADLGERPWRGTRPVVVPVLAVRFGTASYLLSAESPAGIEQRAAFADAARAFDMTVRFPTEAEFAAWGIRAGHSPVLPATTATAGARVAGTLEFQEALPGWVGAWRMRWRGVEYAWGVRGGNYDEAFRDIVRGVLRVASGHGAPE